In Artemia franciscana chromosome 8, ASM3288406v1, whole genome shotgun sequence, a genomic segment contains:
- the LOC136030632 gene encoding uncharacterized protein LOC136030632: MEMIVCPKTTLTIGTLNVRTLAKEGKKDLPAREINKYKWDIIGPSETHLPVIGVERIGNTTLVLSGRNDGIHHQGVGFILSKKAKKSLMSTTPVSEHIIAIRLEGPTANLSIIQAYVPDSSRSDEESEEFYSQVHSLIDSIQKKT; this comes from the coding sequence CCCTAAGACAACATTGACAATAGGAACTCTAAATGTAAGGACCCTGGCTAAGGAAGGAAAGAAGGATCTACCTGCACGAGAAATCAACAAGTATAAATGGGACATCATTGGTCCGTCAGAAACTCATCTTCCAGTAATTGGTGTTGAAAGGATTGGGAACACAACCCTTGTTTTGTCAGGTCGTAACGACGGAATTCATCACCAGGGAGTAGGATTTATTCTttcaaagaaagcaaaaaaatcaCTTATGTCCACAACTCCAGTCTCTGAACATATCATTGCTATCCGCCTCGAAGGTCCGACTGCGAACCTAAGCATCATCCAGGCTTATGTACCAGATTCTTCTCGTAGTGATGAAGAATCAGAGGAATTTTACAGCCAAGTCCACAGCCTCATAGACTCTATtcaaaaaaagacataa